One region of Marivirga arenosa genomic DNA includes:
- a CDS encoding ferredoxin--NADP reductase, translated as MAFNFFKKKEDKETKKSSRYKELTVRKVINATADSIIIEFEKPEWEMTYTAGQFLTLITDIDGESVRRAYSLCTSPLVDDYPAVTVKRVQNGKMSNHLNDNLKEGDKLQVLEPMGNFTTTVEASKKRHLIMFAGGSGITPMMGISKSILHAEPDSIISLIYANRNLESVIFKKEFDELEDQYEGRMHVIHILDDAPINWQGESGLLNEEMLKKILDRIPNWGNDQTQYLMCGPEGMMKNVEIYLDNFGVDKSNVFKESFVQGTIDKAEKKAPESKGGEEYEVTILFDGEEHKFPVPAGKTILETALDLDIDLPFSCQSGLCTACRGKLLSGTVEMEEDEGLSEAEKEEGFVLNCVGHPTSNDVKIEIG; from the coding sequence ATGGCATTTAATTTTTTCAAAAAGAAAGAAGATAAAGAAACTAAGAAATCAAGCAGATATAAAGAACTAACGGTTCGTAAGGTGATTAATGCAACAGCAGATTCTATCATCATAGAATTTGAGAAGCCTGAATGGGAAATGACCTATACGGCTGGTCAATTTCTAACACTTATAACAGATATAGATGGAGAAAGTGTAAGAAGGGCTTATTCCTTATGTACTTCACCCTTGGTTGATGATTATCCTGCGGTAACAGTAAAAAGAGTTCAGAATGGTAAAATGTCAAACCATTTGAATGATAACCTAAAAGAAGGTGATAAACTTCAGGTTTTAGAACCAATGGGTAATTTTACCACTACTGTAGAGGCCAGCAAGAAACGTCATTTGATTATGTTTGCCGGAGGAAGTGGTATTACTCCAATGATGGGAATCTCAAAATCAATACTTCATGCTGAACCTGATAGCATTATCTCATTAATTTATGCCAACAGAAATCTTGAATCAGTAATTTTTAAGAAAGAGTTTGATGAGCTTGAAGATCAATATGAAGGTAGAATGCATGTCATTCATATTTTGGATGATGCCCCTATTAACTGGCAAGGTGAATCAGGCTTGTTGAATGAGGAAATGCTAAAGAAAATTTTAGATAGAATTCCAAACTGGGGTAATGATCAAACTCAATATTTAATGTGTGGTCCTGAAGGGATGATGAAAAATGTTGAGATCTATCTGGACAATTTCGGGGTAGATAAGTCAAATGTATTTAAGGAAAGTTTTGTTCAGGGCACTATTGATAAAGCCGAGAAAAAAGCACCTGAATCTAAAGGAGGAGAAGAATATGAAGTGACTATTCTTTTTGATGGTGAGGAGCACAAATTCCCTGTTCCTGCAGGTAAAACAATATTAGAAACGGCCCTAGACTTAGATATTGATTTGCCGTTCTCTTGCCAAAGTGGTTTGTGTACAGCCTGTAGAGGTAAATTATTGTCTGGTACTGTAGAAATGGAAGAAGATGAAGGATTATCAGAAGCAGAGAAAGAAGAGGGCTTTGTATTGAATTGTGTAGGACACCCTACTTCAAATGATGTTAAAATCGAAATAGGATAA
- the hisS gene encoding histidine--tRNA ligase, whose translation MSKQKPSIPKGTRDFGPAEMAKRHFILDTIKKVYQKYGYAPIETPAMENLSVLQGKYGDEGDQLLFKILNSGDFLSKTQESDLKDSKLLQPKISEKGLRYDLTVPFARYVVMNQHNLSFPFKRYQIQPVWRADRPQKGRYREFYQCDADAIGTDSMLCEAEIVLMIQEVFKLLQTKKPDSLEYAIKINNRKILSGIVEVMGAAGKETDFAVAIDKLDKIGEEKVKEELIERGFEQSAIDTLSPLFSLSGSNKDQLAFLKDFLSNSELGQKGLAELNEVFDILDSFGANVPELELDVTLARGLSYYTGAIFEVKPQNVKMGSICGGGRYDGLTDTFGLPDVSGVGISFGVDRIYDVLDELELYPENSESSTQVLIVSFDDESWKYSLKVLQRLRNANIKAELYPEPVKLKKQMKYANDKQIPYVILVGSEEVKTGQLTFKNMQDGTQDNLNLDSILKHF comes from the coding sequence ATGAGTAAGCAAAAGCCTTCAATACCTAAAGGAACTCGTGATTTTGGACCAGCAGAAATGGCTAAAAGGCATTTCATTTTAGATACCATCAAAAAGGTGTATCAAAAATACGGATATGCTCCAATTGAAACGCCTGCCATGGAAAACCTAAGTGTTTTACAAGGTAAGTATGGAGATGAAGGCGATCAATTACTTTTCAAAATATTAAACTCTGGAGACTTTCTTTCAAAAACTCAAGAGTCAGATTTAAAAGATTCCAAATTACTACAACCTAAGATTTCGGAGAAAGGCCTAAGATACGATCTTACAGTTCCTTTTGCGCGCTATGTAGTAATGAATCAACATAACTTAAGCTTTCCATTTAAGCGTTATCAAATTCAACCCGTATGGAGGGCAGATCGACCTCAAAAAGGAAGATATAGAGAGTTTTATCAATGTGATGCAGATGCTATTGGTACTGACTCTATGCTTTGCGAAGCGGAAATTGTTTTGATGATCCAAGAAGTTTTCAAGCTTCTGCAAACTAAAAAGCCTGATAGTTTAGAATATGCTATAAAAATCAATAATCGAAAAATTCTTTCGGGTATAGTTGAAGTAATGGGCGCTGCAGGTAAAGAAACTGATTTTGCAGTTGCGATTGATAAGCTTGATAAAATTGGTGAAGAAAAGGTAAAAGAAGAATTAATTGAGCGAGGTTTTGAGCAATCTGCTATTGATACCTTAAGTCCTTTATTTTCATTATCGGGTAGTAATAAAGATCAGTTAGCATTTTTAAAGGATTTCCTTTCAAACTCTGAGCTAGGGCAAAAAGGATTAGCTGAGTTAAATGAAGTTTTTGATATATTAGATTCATTTGGGGCCAATGTTCCAGAACTTGAATTAGATGTTACCTTAGCAAGAGGGCTATCCTATTATACAGGGGCTATTTTTGAAGTAAAGCCACAAAATGTAAAAATGGGAAGCATCTGTGGAGGCGGTCGATATGATGGCTTAACCGATACTTTTGGTTTGCCTGATGTGTCAGGAGTAGGAATTTCTTTTGGTGTAGATCGAATTTATGACGTATTGGATGAATTAGAATTATACCCTGAAAATTCCGAGAGTAGCACTCAAGTATTAATTGTTAGCTTTGATGATGAAAGCTGGAAATATAGTTTGAAGGTTCTACAAAGATTAAGAAATGCTAACATTAAAGCGGAGCTTTATCCTGAGCCAGTAAAGCTAAAAAAGCAAATGAAATACGCCAATGATAAACAGATTCCATATGTGATTTTGGTTGGTTCAGAAGAGGTGAAAACCGGCCAACTTACTTTTAAAAATATGCAGGATGGAACTCAGGATAACCTTAATTTGGATAGCATATTGAAACATTTTTAA
- a CDS encoding M3 family oligoendopeptidase: MEFHIPERKYLPKNFKVKDWETLKPYFETLLNDEINSGEELESWFHKLSELEAVVSEEMAWRYIKMTCDTADEKLAESFEDFVRNIQPHIAPYTDKLNQKALSSPFLAAVREKDGFDIMIREMEKDVEIYREENIPLETEISSLSQKYGTILGGMEIEYEGKQLTLQQAAVMLKSTNRELRESIYKKIANRRLEDKTKLDELFSELIRLRTDVAKNAAFANYRDYMFKSMGRFDYTPQDCFDFHESVKKEVVPLLNEIAKERKEKLDLITLKPWDKAVDTSGKESLKPFNDAEDLTAKTIRVFNKLDPYLGDCLLKMIEMKHLDLESRKGKAPGGYNYPLSETGVPFIFMNATSTLQDMVTLLHEGGHAVHSFLMNDLELTEFKNPPSEIAELASMSMELITLDYWDIFFDDEEELKRAKTEHLEGIIQTLPWVATIDKFQHWVYENPNHTLEDRKKAWNKIFDTFSDSFTDWSDLEEIKDYLWHKQLHLFEVPFYYIEYGMAQLGAIAVWKNFKENPEKGLESYMEALKLGYTKSIPEVYEKANIKFDFSKENISQLMNFVKSEMQNI, encoded by the coding sequence ATGGAATTTCATATACCGGAAAGAAAGTATTTACCTAAAAACTTTAAAGTAAAGGATTGGGAAACATTAAAGCCTTATTTTGAGACTTTGCTGAATGATGAAATTAATTCAGGAGAAGAATTAGAGTCTTGGTTTCATAAATTAAGTGAATTGGAGGCGGTTGTTTCAGAGGAAATGGCTTGGCGATATATAAAGATGACTTGTGATACTGCCGATGAAAAGCTAGCAGAATCATTTGAAGATTTTGTAAGAAATATTCAACCACATATAGCTCCCTATACCGATAAGTTAAATCAAAAAGCATTATCTTCTCCATTTCTTGCTGCTGTAAGAGAGAAGGATGGTTTTGACATCATGATCAGAGAAATGGAGAAAGATGTTGAAATTTATAGAGAAGAGAATATTCCGTTAGAAACTGAGATATCAAGTCTTTCCCAGAAATATGGGACCATATTAGGCGGAATGGAAATTGAATATGAAGGCAAGCAATTAACCCTTCAGCAAGCAGCGGTTATGCTTAAATCAACCAACAGAGAATTAAGGGAAAGTATTTATAAAAAAATAGCCAACAGAAGATTAGAAGATAAAACAAAATTAGATGAATTATTTTCAGAACTTATAAGGCTCAGAACAGATGTGGCTAAAAATGCAGCTTTTGCCAACTACCGTGATTATATGTTCAAATCAATGGGAAGGTTTGATTATACTCCCCAAGATTGCTTTGATTTTCATGAATCCGTAAAAAAAGAAGTAGTTCCACTTTTAAATGAAATAGCTAAGGAAAGAAAGGAGAAATTAGATTTAATTACTTTAAAACCATGGGATAAAGCTGTGGATACTTCGGGCAAGGAATCACTAAAACCATTTAATGATGCAGAAGACTTAACCGCTAAAACCATTAGGGTTTTTAATAAGCTCGATCCTTATTTAGGCGATTGTTTGCTGAAAATGATTGAGATGAAACATCTCGATTTAGAATCCAGAAAAGGGAAAGCACCTGGCGGTTATAATTACCCATTGTCAGAAACAGGAGTACCTTTCATATTTATGAATGCTACCTCTACGCTACAAGATATGGTAACGCTTTTACATGAAGGTGGGCATGCTGTGCATTCTTTTTTAATGAATGATTTAGAATTAACAGAATTTAAGAATCCGCCTTCTGAAATAGCGGAATTGGCTTCAATGAGTATGGAATTGATCACCTTAGATTATTGGGATATATTTTTTGATGATGAAGAAGAGCTGAAAAGAGCCAAAACAGAACATTTAGAAGGGATTATTCAAACACTTCCTTGGGTAGCTACCATTGACAAATTCCAACATTGGGTGTATGAGAATCCTAACCATACCTTAGAAGATAGAAAGAAAGCTTGGAATAAAATATTTGATACCTTTTCTGATTCCTTTACGGATTGGTCAGATTTAGAAGAGATAAAGGATTATTTATGGCATAAACAGCTGCATCTTTTTGAGGTACCCTTTTATTATATAGAATATGGGATGGCTCAACTGGGTGCAATTGCAGTATGGAAGAATTTTAAGGAAAATCCTGAAAAAGGATTGGAATCTTATATGGAAGCCTTAAAGCTTGGATATACAAAGTCAATTCCAGAGGTATATGAAAAAGCAAATATTAAGTTTGATTTTAGTAAAGAAAATATTAGTCAATTGATGAATTTTGTTAAATCAGAGATGCAAAATATTTAG
- the hutH gene encoding histidine ammonia-lyase: MSNFFELGNHDLSLANIRRILADDLKIKLANKAIEAVENCRNFLDNHIQSSEDPVYGINTGFGSLYNRNISKSDLEQLQVNLVMSHACGTGPEINQRIVKIMLLLKIQSLTYGHSGVQLATVNRLIDFYNDDIFPVVYESGSLGASGDLAPLAHLSLPLIGKGEVYFQGKKISGEQLLKEKNWEPIHLKAKEGLALLNGTQFMNAFGVHSALAAEEIINWANHIGALSLDAFDGRPEPFDSKIHLIRNQDGQKIVAKEILELLEGSEIIKQEKVHVQDPYSFRCIPQVHGASYDAIEYVKSIVGKELAGVTDNPNIFPEEGEIISGGNFHGQPLALALDFLAIALAELGNISERRTYQLISGSRGLPDFLVMNPGLNSGLMIPQYSAASLVSQSKQLCTPACVDSIVSSNGQEDHVSMGANAATKLYKIIENTYQILAIELINASQAIKFRRPLRTSSQLEKIISNFRKDVSLIEDDRVLHDDIVKAVHFIKNYKI; encoded by the coding sequence ATGAGCAATTTTTTTGAGCTTGGTAATCACGACCTAAGCCTTGCCAATATAAGGAGGATATTAGCTGATGATTTAAAAATCAAATTAGCTAATAAAGCCATTGAAGCTGTAGAGAACTGCAGAAATTTTTTAGATAACCATATACAAAGCTCTGAGGATCCAGTGTATGGAATTAATACAGGATTTGGTTCTTTATACAATAGAAATATTTCAAAATCTGATTTAGAGCAACTTCAAGTTAATTTAGTGATGTCTCATGCTTGTGGGACTGGTCCTGAAATTAATCAACGCATAGTTAAAATTATGCTATTGCTAAAAATTCAGTCCCTAACTTATGGTCATAGTGGTGTACAATTAGCAACCGTTAATAGGCTCATAGATTTCTATAATGATGATATATTTCCAGTTGTTTACGAATCAGGTTCATTGGGGGCTTCAGGAGATTTAGCACCATTAGCTCATTTATCGCTACCGTTAATTGGAAAAGGTGAAGTTTATTTTCAAGGCAAAAAAATTAGTGGTGAGCAATTATTAAAAGAGAAAAATTGGGAGCCTATCCATTTAAAAGCGAAGGAGGGTCTTGCTCTTTTAAATGGTACTCAATTCATGAATGCTTTTGGAGTGCATTCTGCTTTAGCTGCGGAGGAAATTATAAATTGGGCTAACCATATTGGAGCTCTTTCTTTAGATGCTTTTGATGGAAGACCCGAACCTTTCGATTCAAAAATTCATCTGATCAGAAATCAGGATGGGCAGAAGATCGTAGCAAAAGAGATTTTGGAACTACTAGAGGGTAGCGAAATAATCAAGCAGGAAAAAGTGCATGTGCAGGATCCCTATAGTTTTAGGTGTATTCCACAAGTGCATGGTGCAAGTTACGATGCCATAGAATATGTTAAGTCAATAGTTGGAAAAGAGTTAGCGGGAGTAACGGATAATCCCAATATTTTTCCTGAAGAAGGTGAAATAATATCAGGTGGGAATTTTCATGGTCAGCCTCTTGCATTAGCGCTTGATTTTTTAGCTATAGCGCTAGCTGAACTGGGTAATATATCAGAAAGAAGAACTTATCAGTTGATTTCTGGAAGCAGAGGATTACCTGATTTTCTGGTAATGAATCCGGGTTTAAATTCGGGTTTAATGATACCACAATATAGTGCTGCTAGTTTAGTGAGTCAGAGTAAACAATTATGTACTCCTGCTTGCGTAGATAGCATTGTTTCATCAAACGGACAAGAGGACCATGTAAGTATGGGAGCAAATGCCGCAACTAAATTGTATAAAATCATAGAAAATACATATCAGATATTAGCAATAGAGTTGATAAATGCCTCTCAAGCTATTAAATTTAGACGGCCATTGAGGACAAGTTCTCAATTAGAAAAAATAATTAGTAATTTTAGAAAAGATGTTTCGTTGATTGAGGATGATCGAGTACTGCATGATGACATAGTGAAGGCAGTACACTTTATTAAAAATTACAAGATTTGA
- a CDS encoding peroxiredoxin, with the protein MSLVGKKAPVFKSGAVINGEEIVEDFSLEQYIGKKDVMFFFYPKDFTFVCPTEILAFQEKLAEFEKRGVAVIGASTDTEETHLAWLLTPQENGGIEGVNYPLVADASKTIANNFGVLAGDWNYNEEGELIFEGAPVAFRGTFFIDKQGIVRHETINDLPLGRNIDEMLRIVDAWQHVEKYGEVCPANWEEGKEAMEESRESVSSYLAKNKK; encoded by the coding sequence ATGTCTTTAGTAGGAAAAAAAGCCCCAGTATTTAAATCAGGAGCAGTAATTAACGGAGAAGAAATAGTAGAAGATTTCTCATTAGAGCAGTACATTGGTAAAAAAGATGTTATGTTCTTCTTCTATCCAAAAGATTTCACTTTCGTTTGCCCAACTGAGATATTGGCATTCCAAGAGAAATTAGCTGAGTTCGAAAAAAGAGGTGTTGCTGTTATAGGTGCATCTACTGACACAGAAGAAACTCACTTAGCTTGGTTATTAACTCCACAAGAAAACGGTGGTATCGAAGGTGTTAATTACCCATTAGTAGCTGATGCTTCAAAAACTATTGCTAACAACTTTGGTGTTTTAGCTGGTGATTGGAACTATAATGAAGAAGGTGAATTAATTTTCGAAGGTGCTCCAGTAGCATTTAGAGGTACATTCTTCATCGATAAGCAAGGAATTGTTCGTCATGAAACAATCAATGATTTACCATTAGGTAGAAATATTGACGAAATGTTAAGAATTGTGGATGCTTGGCAACACGTTGAAAAATACGGTGAAGTTTGTCCTGCAAACTGGGAAGAAGGAAAAGAAGCAATGGAAGAGTCTAGAGAATCTGTTTCTTCTTACTTAGCAAAAAACAAAAAATAA
- a CDS encoding rhomboid family intramembrane serine protease, protein MSTTLIIIIVTCIISIPAFNNHTRMYAWMFNPYQVVHRKQFYRLITSGFLHADYVHLIFNMLTLYFFGDAVEFYFNQISSYGTILYVAFYLSAIVIADIPTLIKHKDNPNYNALGASGAVSAVVFSSILFNPMSDLCLYGILCLPGFIFGAIYIIYSYYQGKRQAGNINHDAHLFGALYGIVITVAIWPGVIPHFIDQLSTFSIF, encoded by the coding sequence ATGAGTACTACTTTAATCATTATAATTGTTACCTGCATTATCAGTATTCCTGCATTTAATAATCATACAAGAATGTATGCCTGGATGTTTAATCCATATCAAGTAGTGCATAGAAAACAGTTTTATAGACTGATTACTTCAGGCTTTCTACACGCTGATTATGTGCACTTGATTTTTAATATGCTAACGCTCTACTTTTTTGGTGATGCTGTTGAATTCTATTTCAACCAGATTAGTAGTTATGGAACTATACTTTATGTTGCCTTCTATTTGTCAGCTATCGTAATAGCAGATATTCCAACCTTAATAAAACATAAGGACAACCCAAATTATAATGCTTTAGGTGCTTCAGGAGCAGTTTCTGCTGTTGTTTTCAGCAGTATTCTTTTTAACCCAATGTCTGATCTTTGTTTATATGGTATTCTATGCTTGCCAGGCTTTATATTCGGTGCTATTTATATTATTTATTCCTATTATCAAGGGAAAAGGCAAGCTGGAAATATTAATCATGATGCCCATTTATTTGGTGCTTTATATGGAATAGTGATTACCGTTGCGATTTGGCCTGGAGTGATTCCTCATTTTATAGATCAGCTGAGTACATTCAGTATTTTCTAA
- a CDS encoding polyprenyl synthetase family protein — MNASIKEYIVSINSAIEKENFGEQPRELYEPIRYIMSLGGKRMRPLLTMLAYQLYHPEPKDIIPAAVSVEVFHNFTLMHDDIMDNAPLRRGKETVHEKWNSPVAILSGDVMLVKAYQQLIEYCPTDKLKVILEKFNQCAIEVCEGQQIDMNFEEEDVVHEKEYINMIRLKTAVLLGFSLEFGGILAMDNVADQALLYQMGVNAGIGFQLMDDLLDVYADQDKFGKQVGGDIIANKKTYLLIKAKELAQGENKVELNDWLQKEEFDKNEKVIAVRKIYDELKIKELTERKMNEYFEKAFQNLSDLEASNDKKEIIKEFFTYLINREQ; from the coding sequence ATGAACGCATCTATTAAAGAATATATAGTATCAATTAACTCAGCAATTGAAAAAGAAAATTTTGGTGAACAACCTAGGGAATTATATGAACCCATTCGCTACATTATGTCATTAGGAGGGAAAAGAATGCGACCTCTTTTAACTATGCTTGCTTATCAGCTTTATCATCCGGAACCCAAGGATATAATCCCTGCAGCTGTATCGGTTGAAGTGTTTCATAACTTTACGCTGATGCATGATGACATCATGGACAATGCTCCTTTAAGAAGAGGGAAAGAAACAGTTCATGAAAAGTGGAATAGTCCCGTGGCTATTTTATCTGGAGATGTGATGTTAGTGAAAGCCTACCAACAGTTAATTGAATATTGCCCTACTGATAAGTTGAAGGTAATTCTTGAGAAATTTAATCAATGTGCAATAGAGGTTTGTGAAGGCCAACAAATTGATATGAATTTTGAAGAGGAAGATGTTGTACATGAAAAGGAATACATCAATATGATTCGACTAAAAACAGCAGTTTTGCTTGGTTTTAGTTTAGAATTTGGAGGTATACTGGCAATGGATAATGTAGCAGATCAAGCTTTGCTTTATCAAATGGGAGTAAATGCGGGAATTGGGTTTCAATTGATGGATGATCTATTAGATGTATATGCTGATCAAGATAAATTTGGCAAGCAAGTAGGCGGGGATATCATTGCAAACAAAAAGACTTATTTATTAATAAAAGCAAAAGAATTAGCGCAAGGTGAAAATAAAGTAGAGCTTAATGATTGGCTACAAAAGGAGGAGTTTGATAAGAATGAGAAAGTAATAGCAGTTCGAAAGATTTATGATGAGCTAAAAATAAAAGAGCTTACAGAAAGAAAGATGAATGAGTATTTCGAGAAGGCGTTTCAAAATTTATCTGATTTGGAAGCATCGAATGACAAGAAAGAAATCATAAAAGAATTTTTCACCTATTTAATAAACAGAGAGCAATAA